The following is a genomic window from Candidatus Hydrogenedentota bacterium.
CCCGCGAACCACATCGGCCCCGGCCAGGCCAAGGACTTTGTGGTGTCGTCGTTCGCGTCGCAGGTCGCAGCCATTGCCGCGGGCAAGCATGAGCCGGTGATGAAGGTCGGGAACCTGGAGAGCGAGCGGGAGTTTGCGGATGTCCGGGACGTCGTGCGCGCCTATCGCCTGATTCTGGAAAAGGGAACGCCCGGCCGGGCCTACAACGTCGCGACGGACCACTTTGTGAAGATCCGCTACATCCTCGACAAGCTCTGCGAACTCGCCGGCGTGAAGCCAACGTTGGAGATCGACCAGGCACTTTTTCGCCCGACCGACACGCAAGCCCGGATCGACACGACCCGCATCCGTACCGACGTCGGCTGGATTCCCAACATCCCGCTGGATCAGACGTTGAAGGACATCCTTGCGAGTGTTGCGTAGCCGCCAAGGTAGGGCACGCTGGCCCCGCCGTCGCTGGGGGAGCTATGGCGGGCAAGTCAGCGCGCCGCCTGCCCTGAGCGCAGTCGAAGGGTGGACCGCTCAGCGAGCGGTCCCTACCCACGATGACAATTACCGCCCCACCGTGAATTGATAGAAATCCAGCGGCTGAGTCACAGGTGGTCGGACTGGGCTAGTACGACGAGAGACGGAATATTGTGGCAAGTGCCAGCACCAAGAATATGACAAACAAAATGCAAATCGCCGGCCAATCGCGATGCGAGGTCATACACAACTTTCTCCAGCCATGGGCTACTGCTCAGTCGGTTTGAGACCCACCGCCCATGCCGGGTCGTGGAGGCAATTCCCCGGCAAAATACTCATCCGTATCCAATATCACGCTTGAGACGAGGCCGGACTTGTTGAGCAGACTTTGCGCCACACGTCGTCCCGTTCTGGAAACGACGACGTACCCGATCTTCTCGCGAAGAATTCCAACCAAAATATCCGTGTTCGCAGGAAATGTGCTGTGCTCAGCGTCAGCCGCGCTTGGTGGAAGCCTGCTATAGGTGTAAACCTCCGGCATCTCGCAAAACGCTTGGAGTGTATAATTGTCGCACAGGATTCCGACCGACCGACCCTGCATTTCATGCCGCAATCCGAACAGTCGAGCGGCATTGTCAGCTCGTTGACCGTAAGCCTGCCACGTCAGGAGAATTCCGTTGGGCGACATCACGTGGAGAAAGATGCTGACTCCGGCGGCAATAAGCAGCGCGAACTCGACGCGATGGCGGACGCCTTCCCTGGCGAAGTGGTGCCAGATCAAGCCCGCGAGTGAGAGAAAGATAATCGTGTAGAGCGATAGCCGGGGGGCAAAGATGATTCGGTTGTATTCCATGAAGTCTCCGCCTGTCAGAGGCAGCCATTCCAACCGGAAAAACAGCCAGCCCAGCGGCACAAG
Proteins encoded in this region:
- a CDS encoding GDP-mannose 4,6-dehydratase — its product is PANHIGPGQAKDFVVSSFASQVAAIAAGKHEPVMKVGNLESEREFADVRDVVRAYRLILEKGTPGRAYNVATDHFVKIRYILDKLCELAGVKPTLEIDQALFRPTDTQARIDTTRIRTDVGWIPNIPLDQTLKDILASVA